From Lampris incognitus isolate fLamInc1 chromosome 13, fLamInc1.hap2, whole genome shotgun sequence, one genomic window encodes:
- the styxl1 gene encoding serine/threonine/tyrosine-interacting-like protein 1, protein MGVVLSRVSNSCRRLFQELVNTCQTVKSIREANSTDSDQSSLALIETKVCKPEEVLIPALPEIPLVERGYITPQQVYNLLNAEAGHPALHDPYYILILDCRSAGRYKQNHLVTGRVSVTVIHPELGCLISCVQLQEFSIILLYAEEGSSPVGSVEARADSPSLQRCFFQLSDLGMDPVIMQGGFLAFHALYPFLCTPHMVLLEHERHALTIYPSEILEGALYQGLQPQASDYRIIKNLHITHVVNATADSSDAFPNALNYLRLHLSDNAQQDLVEALPLAARFISEVLMGEPAGRVLVHCSLGRSRSSAVTLAFLMEHRCWSLLHALRWMKARRACTAPNVNFLRQLLTYEEQLFGSRLTNLDDIRL, encoded by the exons ATGGGCGTAGTGCTGTCCAG AGTGAGTAACAGTTGTAGGAGGCTCTTCCAAGAGCTAGTCAACACTTGTCAAACAGTGAAGAGCATCAGGGAGGCTAATAGCACTGATAGTGACCAGTCGTCGCTTGCGCTTATTGAGACTAAAG TGTGtaagccagaggaggtgctgatcCCTGCCCTTCCAGAGATACCCTTAGTAGAGCGAGGCTACATCACCCCTCAGCAGGTGTACAACCTGCTGAACGCAGAGGCGGGCCATCCAGCACTGCACGACCCATACTACATCCTCATCTTGGACTGCcgcagtgcagggag GTACAAACAGAACCACCTGGTGACAGGGCGGGTAAGTGTGACAGTGATCCACCCAGAGCTGGGATGTTTGATCAGTTGTGTACAACTACAAGAGTTTTCTATAATACTGCTCTATGCTGAGGAGGGAAGCAGCCCAG TTGGGAGTGTGGAGGCCAGAGCAGACTCACCAAGTCTTCAGCGCTGTTTTTTCCAGCTCAGTGATTTAGGAATGGACCCTGTCATCATGCAAGGAGGCTTTTTGGCCTTCCACGCCCTCTACCCCTTCCTTTGCACTCCACACATGGTGCTGCTAGAGCACGAACGCCACGCCCTCACCATCTATCCCTCGGAGATCCTGGAGGGGGCTCTCTACCAGGGCTTGCAACCCCAGGCCTCTGACTACCGCATCATCAAGAATTTACACATCACCCATGTGGTCAACGCCACTGCTGATTCCTCAGATGCTTTCCCCAACGCACTTAACTACTTGAGGCTGCATCTAAGCGACAATGCCCAGCAGGACCTGGTGGAAGCCCTGCCACTCGCAGCCAGGTTTATCAGCGAGGTGTTGATGGGCGAACCGGCGGGCCGTGTTCTGGTCCACTGTAGCCTGGGCCGGAGTCGCAGCTCTGCGGTAACGCTTGCCTTCCTCATGGAGCACCggtgctggtcgctgctccatgccCTGCGCTGGATGAAGGCGCGCAGAGCGTGCACGGCACCAAATGTGAACTTCCTGCGTCAACTACTGACCTACGAAGAGCAGCTATTTGGAAGCAGACTCACCAACCTGGACGACATTCGTCTTTGA